The proteins below are encoded in one region of Effusibacillus dendaii:
- the lipA gene encoding lipoyl synthase, whose amino-acid sequence MEELNILPNEEEREKPLRRPEWLKIRLNTNQNFTELKQLMRGNRLHTVCEEARCPNIFECWANRTATFMILGSVCTRACRFCAVTSGLPTELDWEEPSRVAESVEVMGLQHVVVTSVARDDLLDGGAAIFAATIRAIREKRPLCSVEVLIPDFQANWDALKVVMDARPDILNHNVETVRRLSDKVRSKAKYERSLEMLRRAKELQPDIPTKSSIMLGVGETFEEVLQTMDDLRAVDCDIMTIGQYLQPTKKHLNVVRFWTPEEFALLKEEGMKRGFKHVESGPLVRSSYHAHEQVQHAEANS is encoded by the coding sequence ATGGAAGAACTGAACATTTTGCCTAATGAAGAAGAGCGGGAAAAACCTTTGCGGCGACCCGAATGGTTAAAGATTCGTTTAAATACAAACCAAAACTTTACCGAGTTGAAACAGTTGATGCGCGGCAATCGGCTGCATACCGTATGTGAAGAAGCGCGCTGCCCGAATATTTTCGAATGTTGGGCGAACCGGACAGCGACCTTTATGATTCTTGGTTCCGTCTGTACGCGGGCATGCCGATTTTGCGCGGTGACAAGCGGCTTGCCGACCGAACTGGATTGGGAAGAACCGAGCCGTGTGGCCGAATCGGTCGAAGTAATGGGATTGCAGCATGTGGTAGTTACTTCTGTGGCGCGCGATGATTTGCTTGACGGGGGAGCGGCTATTTTTGCCGCAACCATCCGGGCAATCCGGGAAAAACGGCCGTTGTGCTCGGTGGAAGTGCTGATCCCCGATTTCCAAGCCAATTGGGACGCTCTGAAGGTGGTAATGGATGCCCGTCCCGATATTTTGAACCATAACGTGGAAACGGTCAGACGTCTGTCAGACAAAGTTCGTTCGAAAGCCAAATATGAACGTTCGTTGGAAATGCTTCGCCGCGCGAAGGAATTGCAGCCGGACATCCCCACCAAGTCGAGCATCATGCTGGGAGTTGGTGAAACGTTTGAGGAAGTCCTGCAGACGATGGACGACTTGCGGGCGGTCGACTGCGATATTATGACAATTGGCCAATATTTGCAACCGACCAAGAAACATCTGAACGTCGTTCGCTTTTGGACGCCCGAGGAGTTTGCATTGTTAAAAGAAGAAGGTATGAAACGCGGTTTTAAACATGTCGAATCGGGACCGCTGGTGCGCAGTTCGTATCATGCACATGAACAGGTGCAGCATGCGGAAGCGAACTCCTGA
- a CDS encoding DUF2627 family protein, with translation MLRLISWLILIGIFLLAGYGLNLIRVAVMDKIADPSAIIWWRVLIGSFLMVGGLSFLGGFLFYRDKKQGRVRKPVWKIKKEQEKRQRQQQESK, from the coding sequence ATGCTTCGATTGATTTCATGGCTGATATTAATTGGAATATTCTTATTGGCGGGGTACGGTCTCAATTTGATCCGGGTTGCGGTCATGGATAAAATCGCCGATCCTTCTGCCATCATCTGGTGGCGCGTTTTGATCGGTTCCTTCCTGATGGTCGGTGGCCTCTCTTTTTTGGGCGGATTCCTCTTTTATCGCGATAAAAAACAGGGCCGCGTCCGCAAGCCAGTCTGGAAAATCAAAAAAGAGCAGGAGAAAAGACAGCGGCAGCAGCAGGAATCGAAATAA
- a CDS encoding MraY family glycosyltransferase yields the protein MAYNMAGWIGCLTAAAGFTLGAGFTRMLLPPFCRMLEKSGCVRPNYRGERISTGSGAVLILAFLLTVCLLVLFEKWSGFPALADSEDSEPMLVLAFGMGFLGILDDTVGSREASGLKGHVMKWIRHGELTTGLLKAVGGTVLSFLIVMDGVDESFRWSIGNLLSIVVDGCVIALLANWINLLDVRPGRALKGAMGKLILLLFAVPSELTVFLLAIFGTMVAYLPADIRARTMMGDAGSNFLGAMIGYLVVRSFDLPGTVTVLTALLAVHLYTEKHSLTRVIERTGWLNWLDRLGRKDVRMERDDLGLEETLQEQAR from the coding sequence ATGGCATATAATATGGCGGGCTGGATCGGTTGTTTGACAGCGGCTGCCGGATTCACTCTGGGAGCCGGTTTTACGCGTATGCTGCTGCCCCCTTTTTGCCGCATGCTGGAAAAGTCGGGGTGTGTACGGCCCAACTATCGGGGAGAGCGAATTTCCACCGGGTCGGGAGCCGTTTTGATTCTGGCATTTCTGTTAACCGTTTGCTTGCTTGTACTATTCGAAAAATGGAGCGGTTTTCCGGCCCTGGCCGATTCGGAGGACAGCGAGCCGATGCTGGTGCTGGCGTTTGGCATGGGGTTTCTGGGAATCCTGGACGACACGGTGGGGTCGCGGGAAGCAAGCGGATTGAAAGGACATGTAATGAAATGGATCCGGCACGGCGAACTGACAACAGGGCTATTGAAAGCAGTCGGCGGTACGGTACTGTCTTTTCTGATCGTGATGGATGGAGTGGATGAATCGTTTCGATGGTCCATAGGCAATCTGCTTTCGATTGTTGTGGATGGATGTGTGATTGCGTTACTGGCAAATTGGATCAACCTGCTTGACGTTCGACCTGGCCGAGCGTTGAAGGGGGCGATGGGCAAGCTGATTTTGCTGCTGTTTGCCGTGCCGAGTGAATTGACCGTTTTTCTGCTGGCCATTTTCGGTACAATGGTCGCCTATTTACCGGCCGACATACGAGCCCGGACGATGATGGGGGATGCAGGATCCAATTTTTTGGGAGCGATGATCGGATATCTGGTGGTTCGTTCTTTCGATTTGCCAGGCACTGTCACCGTGCTGACCGCATTGCTGGCTGTCCATCTGTATACGGAAAAACATTCTTTGACCCGTGTGATTGAACGGACCGGCTGGCTCAATTGGCTGGATCGGCTGGGACGGAAAGATGTTCGGATGGAACGGGACGACCTGGGTCTGGAAGAGACCTTGCAGGAGCAGGCGCGTTGA
- a CDS encoding glycosyltransferase family 2 protein, with product MKTGVVVPAYNEAESIAETIRYIRMLPEVDEILVVDDGSSDKTASEAIRAGARVVWHQQNFGKGQALKTAFQSIQSEMVVLLDADIKEGALELRKLIDPVLRGDADMTIAAFPPAVGKQGFGIVKGVAKWGIYRTTGFSAHAPLSGQRAFRKELIQHLNLADGYGVEVAMTIDALRAGYRLLEVPVHMKNREYGRTWKGFCHRGRQFVHILRALLERGNDPYWEVPEDSSTRMKESDGI from the coding sequence ATGAAAACTGGAGTGGTTGTACCCGCCTATAATGAAGCAGAATCTATTGCAGAGACGATTCGGTATATCCGAATGTTGCCGGAAGTGGATGAAATTTTGGTTGTGGATGACGGCTCGTCTGACAAGACGGCGTCGGAGGCGATTCGGGCAGGAGCCCGGGTCGTTTGGCATCAGCAGAATTTTGGCAAGGGGCAAGCGTTGAAAACGGCATTTCAATCGATACAAAGCGAAATGGTCGTACTGCTTGATGCGGATATAAAAGAAGGGGCGCTGGAGCTCCGCAAACTGATCGATCCGGTGCTGCGCGGGGACGCCGATATGACGATTGCGGCGTTCCCGCCAGCGGTGGGCAAGCAGGGGTTCGGGATTGTCAAAGGGGTGGCAAAATGGGGGATTTATCGGACAACCGGATTTTCGGCGCATGCGCCTTTGTCCGGTCAACGGGCGTTTCGTAAAGAGCTGATTCAACATTTAAACCTCGCAGACGGATACGGGGTGGAAGTGGCGATGACGATTGACGCACTGCGGGCGGGCTATCGGCTGCTTGAGGTTCCGGTCCATATGAAAAATCGGGAATACGGCCGAACGTGGAAAGGATTTTGCCACCGTGGCAGACAGTTTGTTCATATTTTGCGAGCGCTTTTGGAACGCGGGAACGATCCGTATTGGGAAGTTCCGGAGGACTCTTCGACCCGTATGAAGGAAAGCGATGGCATATAA
- a CDS encoding copper transporter, translating into MIGFRYHVVTVISVFMALGIGILLGGAAQDLFPAQQAVLFQRLEEKYYASQAENVKWSRKTRDLMKRNEQLEDVLKQLSPSYIRGKLAGKKIIMVQLEKGNFEKVGDWLEMAGAEVQAVVKVKGPNELLTHATLPVLARGLGTPDETNGGTLLAHSAQVLANSMTGLSSGDWPIFLQKQGWIDMQGRLDEKPDAVLILCSESEQESTRSDLFDIPFIKELQKQKIRIVGAERSDSELSVISIYRRLGVPTVDNLDQMSGMISIIELLRGQQGSYGVKQTADQLVPDLRI; encoded by the coding sequence GTGATTGGCTTTCGCTACCACGTGGTGACGGTGATCTCCGTTTTTATGGCTCTCGGAATTGGAATTTTGCTCGGCGGGGCTGCGCAAGATCTGTTCCCCGCCCAGCAGGCGGTCTTATTTCAACGATTGGAAGAAAAATATTATGCCTCCCAGGCAGAGAACGTGAAATGGAGCCGCAAGACCAGAGATCTGATGAAGCGAAACGAACAGTTGGAAGATGTGCTGAAACAGTTGTCACCCTCTTACATTAGAGGAAAGTTAGCCGGGAAAAAGATTATCATGGTGCAGTTGGAAAAAGGGAATTTTGAAAAAGTTGGCGATTGGCTGGAGATGGCCGGCGCCGAGGTGCAAGCGGTCGTCAAAGTAAAAGGACCGAACGAACTGCTTACTCATGCAACTCTCCCCGTATTGGCGCGAGGCCTCGGCACACCGGATGAAACGAACGGTGGAACGCTATTGGCCCATTCGGCACAAGTGCTGGCCAACAGTATGACAGGGTTGTCATCAGGCGATTGGCCGATTTTTTTGCAGAAGCAAGGGTGGATTGATATGCAGGGGAGATTGGATGAGAAACCGGATGCCGTCTTGATTCTCTGCAGTGAATCGGAGCAGGAATCGACGAGATCGGATTTGTTTGACATTCCGTTTATTAAAGAACTGCAGAAACAAAAGATCCGGATCGTTGGAGCGGAGCGTTCAGACAGCGAATTGTCTGTCATTTCGATATACCGCAGATTGGGTGTTCCGACGGTTGACAATCTGGATCAGATGAGCGGGATGATTTCGATCATTGAACTGTTGAGAGGACAGCAAGGCAGTTACGGTGTCAAGCAAACTGCCGACCAACTCGTTCCCGACTTGCGTATCTAA
- the steA gene encoding putative cytokinetic ring protein SteA: MTILPKWAPKQHIRITGPVRSDLKTKRLIPRLQPGDIAVLAHEDIDEMAARGLIQAKVSAVVNTRCSITARYPNRGPLLLLQAGIPLLDMTDLGDDERPDLLDFVQDGDPMTILDRSLYVCDRYVGQAEILTKREIVLRTAIAKQNAAKELENFLENTLQHANKEKSFFLGSLPTLKLRTAIEGKHVLVVVRGSTYQADLRTISHYIKEQKPVLIGVDGGADALLQAGFQPDLIIGDMDSISDHALKSGGELIVHAYLDGRAPGWARIQKLGLHAHKYPAPGTSEDIAMLIAHEAGAELIVAVGTHTHMIDFLEKGRRGMASTLLTRLRVGPKLVDAKGVSQLYQQRMSWTALVCVVLASMLPVAVLAAVNPIIRNILRIIYWQMRLAFS; the protein is encoded by the coding sequence GTGACGATTCTTCCGAAATGGGCCCCAAAGCAACACATTCGGATTACGGGCCCGGTGCGCAGCGATCTGAAAACGAAACGTTTGATTCCCCGTTTGCAACCGGGGGATATTGCCGTTTTGGCGCATGAAGATATTGACGAAATGGCGGCAAGAGGTTTAATTCAGGCAAAGGTTTCTGCGGTGGTGAACACTCGCTGTTCGATCACTGCTCGGTACCCAAATCGCGGCCCGCTGCTGCTGTTGCAAGCGGGTATCCCGCTGCTGGATATGACCGACCTGGGGGATGATGAACGGCCTGATCTTCTCGACTTTGTACAAGACGGGGATCCGATGACGATTCTGGACCGTTCGCTTTATGTATGTGACCGCTATGTGGGGCAGGCGGAGATTCTGACGAAACGGGAGATCGTCCTCCGAACGGCGATTGCAAAACAGAATGCGGCGAAAGAACTGGAAAATTTTTTGGAAAATACGCTGCAGCATGCCAATAAGGAAAAATCATTTTTCCTGGGGTCATTGCCGACTCTTAAACTGCGAACTGCAATCGAAGGCAAGCATGTACTGGTTGTGGTGCGGGGGAGTACCTACCAAGCGGATTTGCGCACGATTTCGCATTATATAAAAGAACAGAAACCGGTGCTGATCGGTGTGGACGGGGGCGCGGACGCATTGCTGCAAGCCGGTTTCCAACCTGATTTGATCATCGGTGATATGGATTCGATTTCAGATCATGCGTTGAAAAGCGGAGGCGAACTGATTGTCCATGCCTATCTCGACGGACGGGCGCCTGGATGGGCGCGCATTCAGAAATTGGGACTCCATGCGCACAAGTACCCGGCCCCCGGAACGAGCGAGGATATTGCCATGCTGATCGCACATGAAGCGGGAGCCGAGTTGATCGTAGCAGTCGGCACGCACACCCATATGATTGATTTTCTGGAAAAAGGGAGACGAGGAATGGCGAGCACACTGTTGACCCGATTGCGGGTGGGCCCGAAGCTGGTCGATGCAAAAGGGGTGAGCCAACTGTACCAACAGCGGATGTCCTGGACTGCTTTGGTGTGTGTCGTGTTGGCCAGCATGCTGCCAGTGGCCGTTTTGGCAGCTGTCAATCCGATCATACGAAATATCCTTCGAATTATTTACTGGCAGATGAGATTGGCGTTTTCATGA
- the moaC gene encoding cyclic pyranopterin monophosphate synthase MoaC, translating to MNDELTHFNEQGRAHMVDVTDKRPTERTAVAYGRIVMQPETLSRIQAGTMAKGDVLGVAQVAGIMGAKRTSDLIPMCHPLPLTKVDIRFEAVPEQNAIDIYGTAKVTGVTGVEMEALTAVSVAALTIYDMCKAIDKGMEIQTVCLLEKLGGKSGHYKRDGGNQL from the coding sequence ATGAACGACGAATTGACTCACTTTAATGAACAGGGCCGGGCCCACATGGTGGACGTAACGGATAAGCGGCCGACCGAGCGGACGGCTGTCGCATACGGAAGAATTGTGATGCAGCCGGAAACGTTATCGCGTATCCAGGCGGGCACGATGGCAAAAGGAGACGTTTTGGGGGTCGCACAGGTGGCAGGTATAATGGGCGCCAAGCGGACGTCTGATTTAATTCCGATGTGCCATCCCCTGCCGCTGACAAAGGTCGACATTCGGTTTGAAGCGGTGCCAGAACAAAATGCTATTGATATTTACGGTACCGCGAAAGTGACCGGTGTCACAGGGGTCGAAATGGAAGCGTTGACAGCCGTGTCTGTGGCCGCTCTGACGATTTATGACATGTGTAAAGCGATTGACAAGGGGATGGAAATCCAGACGGTTTGCCTGTTGGAGAAATTGGGCGGCAAAAGCGGGCATTACAAGCGTGACGGAGGGAATCAACTATGA
- the moaA gene encoding GTP 3',8-cyclase MoaA, with product MEMLEMVPEASRPQTLTDKFGRKHDYLRISLTDRCNLRCVYCMPAEGMQFMENDKHLTFDEIESVVRVAAKLGVRRLRLTGGEPLVRPRVEELVARLSAIPGIEDIALTTNGIFLAPKARALKEAGVTRVNISLDSMKQERFASITRGGNVNKVLAGLEAAFEVGFHPIKLNVVLMKGFNDDEVDDFLRLSIERNVHIRFIEYMPIGHDDDGWRNLYLSLDYVKERCKALGLPPTPAQAVFGNGPAEYFRLPNAKGTVGLIHPVSDHFCENCNRLRLTADGNIKPCLFWQDEFNVRRYIGNDQALEDLFFRALDIKPESHEMAKVLFGEDLSHEPTVRRMSQIGG from the coding sequence ATGGAAATGTTAGAAATGGTGCCAGAAGCGAGCCGGCCTCAAACACTTACGGACAAGTTTGGCAGAAAGCATGATTATTTGCGGATTTCATTGACAGATCGGTGCAATTTGCGCTGTGTCTACTGTATGCCGGCAGAAGGCATGCAGTTTATGGAAAACGACAAACATCTCACGTTTGATGAAATCGAATCGGTCGTTCGTGTGGCGGCAAAATTGGGCGTGCGCCGCCTGCGGTTGACTGGCGGAGAACCGCTCGTCCGGCCGCGTGTGGAAGAGTTGGTGGCACGTTTATCGGCAATCCCTGGCATAGAGGATATTGCGCTGACCACAAATGGCATTTTTCTTGCACCAAAAGCGCGCGCGCTGAAAGAGGCCGGGGTGACGCGAGTCAACATTTCACTTGACTCGATGAAGCAGGAACGGTTTGCCTCGATTACGCGCGGCGGTAATGTAAACAAAGTATTGGCCGGACTGGAAGCCGCTTTTGAAGTCGGTTTTCATCCGATTAAACTGAACGTCGTTTTAATGAAAGGGTTTAACGATGACGAAGTGGATGATTTTCTCCGCCTGTCGATCGAACGGAACGTTCATATTCGCTTTATCGAATATATGCCGATCGGCCATGATGACGATGGGTGGCGCAACCTGTACCTGTCGCTTGACTATGTGAAAGAACGCTGCAAGGCGCTTGGATTGCCTCCGACCCCTGCACAAGCGGTGTTTGGCAACGGACCGGCCGAGTATTTCCGGTTACCAAACGCGAAAGGCACGGTGGGACTGATTCATCCGGTGAGCGACCACTTTTGCGAAAATTGCAACCGGCTTCGTTTAACGGCGGATGGGAACATCAAACCCTGCTTGTTTTGGCAGGACGAATTTAATGTACGCCGCTATATAGGCAACGATCAGGCGTTGGAAGATCTGTTCTTCCGTGCCCTTGACATCAAGCCGGAAAGCCATGAAATGGCAAAGGTTCTGTTTGGCGAAGACCTCAGCCATGAACCGACCGTTCGCCGCATGTCGCAGATTGGCGGCTAA
- the moaD gene encoding molybdopterin converting factor subunit 1 encodes MLCKIRFFAGVAEAAGQREHTVDLPEGSAVKDLISKLQEEFPQAADLFGKSFFSVNQEYADPSVIIKAGDELAVIPPVSGGSGENPRIEITTEPLSADSIIKKVSNPYAGAILTFVGTVREFTQGQRTIHLEYEAYPEMAIRKMAEIATEIEQKWPGTQVAISHRIGKLDIEEASVIIAVATPHRAASFEAGRYAIERLKQIVPIWKKEVWEDGSEWKGHQQGPWNPLANPLES; translated from the coding sequence ATGTTGTGCAAAATCCGTTTTTTTGCCGGTGTGGCGGAAGCTGCCGGACAGCGCGAACACACGGTGGATCTGCCGGAAGGGTCTGCTGTGAAAGATCTGATTTCGAAACTGCAAGAGGAATTCCCACAGGCAGCCGACCTGTTTGGCAAAAGTTTTTTTTCGGTGAATCAGGAGTACGCCGATCCCTCTGTCATCATCAAAGCGGGTGATGAATTGGCAGTAATTCCTCCTGTTTCCGGCGGGTCTGGCGAAAATCCCAGAATTGAAATCACAACCGAACCGCTGTCGGCAGACAGCATCATTAAAAAAGTGTCCAATCCATACGCGGGAGCGATTCTTACATTTGTCGGCACCGTCCGTGAATTTACACAGGGCCAACGAACCATCCATCTGGAGTACGAAGCCTATCCGGAAATGGCGATTCGCAAAATGGCCGAAATCGCGACCGAGATCGAACAAAAATGGCCCGGAACGCAAGTGGCCATCAGTCACCGGATCGGCAAACTGGACATTGAGGAAGCATCTGTCATCATCGCGGTAGCAACGCCGCACCGGGCCGCTTCGTTTGAAGCCGGCCGCTACGCTATTGAACGTTTGAAACAAATCGTTCCGATCTGGAAAAAGGAAGTATGGGAGGACGGTTCCGAATGGAAGGGCCATCAACAGGGCCCGTGGAATCCACTGGCAAATCCGCTCGAGTCCTGA
- a CDS encoding ThiF family adenylyltransferase, with amino-acid sequence MDRIRYSRQILFAPIGEPGQQKLLDSKVAIVGMGALGTVLANHMVRAGVGYVRIIDRDFVEASNLQRQMLYDEQDAKLGLPKAAAAADKLRLINSGVTVEPVIADLNWQNAEQLLADVDLVLDGTDNFQVRFLINDVCVKHHIPWVYGGGVSAHGMTVTILPEETPCLRCLFESAPAPGTTQTCDTAGVIGPLIHIVASFQAVEAMKILVGDTESLRPSMLNLSIWDHYLTEINVANARRADCPCCGKKQFEYLEPRSGTETTSLCGRDTIQIVPAERLALNLDLLENRLTPLGKVERNKFLLRFEPGEQRMVIFPDGRVLVQGTDDPALAKTLYAKYIGM; translated from the coding sequence ATGGATCGTATACGCTACTCAAGACAAATTTTGTTTGCTCCCATCGGTGAGCCCGGCCAACAAAAACTGCTTGACAGCAAAGTGGCCATTGTCGGTATGGGGGCGTTGGGAACCGTGCTCGCCAACCATATGGTGCGGGCCGGTGTCGGTTACGTAAGAATCATTGACCGTGATTTCGTCGAAGCGAGCAATCTGCAACGACAGATGCTGTATGATGAACAGGACGCCAAATTGGGACTGCCAAAAGCCGCAGCGGCAGCCGACAAACTTCGCCTGATCAACTCAGGGGTTACAGTTGAGCCTGTGATTGCCGATTTAAACTGGCAAAACGCGGAACAGCTGCTGGCTGACGTTGATCTTGTACTGGATGGCACCGATAATTTTCAAGTTCGCTTTTTAATTAACGATGTGTGTGTCAAACATCATATTCCCTGGGTATATGGCGGCGGTGTCAGCGCACACGGCATGACGGTGACGATACTCCCGGAAGAAACGCCCTGTCTGCGCTGTCTGTTTGAATCGGCGCCCGCCCCTGGCACTACGCAAACCTGCGACACAGCGGGAGTGATTGGCCCGTTGATCCATATTGTGGCCTCCTTCCAGGCGGTGGAAGCGATGAAAATCCTGGTGGGAGATACAGAATCGCTGCGGCCTTCCATGTTAAATCTGTCGATCTGGGATCACTACCTGACCGAAATCAATGTGGCAAACGCGCGCAGAGCGGATTGTCCCTGCTGCGGCAAAAAACAGTTCGAATATCTGGAGCCCCGTTCCGGCACGGAAACAACCAGTTTGTGTGGACGCGACACCATTCAGATCGTTCCTGCTGAACGGCTCGCTCTTAATCTTGACTTACTGGAGAACAGGCTGACGCCTTTGGGAAAAGTGGAGCGCAACAAATTCCTGCTGCGTTTCGAACCGGGCGAACAGCGGATGGTGATTTTCCCCGACGGGCGTGTGCTGGTGCAAGGTACTGACGATCCTGCTTTGGCCAAAACGCTTTACGCAAAATATATTGGAATGTAA
- a CDS encoding methyl-accepting chemotaxis protein: MNTNSKRAKRSLQKVQQAVAETERLLRTFSLAEATPQLRAIYDKLLDNDEYFVLVTPDGLGVIHTNRLREGMWFNTPPELKAAQTTKPLTWVYHRNTGEILLDTAHPVMVEGKPCYSLRLGTVIPPLSYYWKLFGTFSLPALAGVFGIWFGKSLHAELWITLLIVLLTVLMSLFTFKTFMKNQKNWISVTKAVSAGKLTVRAETKRRDELGQLSFEINKLAIGMHSIIKVLQDASLSTQSISQAQQDMVNQLVSASQQLSASLQEISSGSFDQTRLVEETVAILKEMNQKIRQTGSELKLTSESSKQAESSALRGSEKTSELFKQMHQIEKASLTAQTAMQELETQATGIERMILDIREIAEQTNLLALNAAIEAARAGQEGRGFAVVADEVRKLAVRSDEVASNVMEMAGTIIRKSHETSEIVKSEQQEVQQGLSILEELRSLMQLLNEKSSVAVGQTERTASIMQEILREIDRVEEKVEQVSHISSNFASSAQEVAAAGETQHQAAAAVQEQTQRLRDVSDQIHHIAERFEL, from the coding sequence ATGAACACAAATAGCAAACGTGCAAAAAGATCGCTGCAAAAAGTCCAACAAGCGGTTGCCGAAACGGAACGTTTGTTGCGTACATTTTCATTGGCGGAGGCGACGCCTCAGCTCCGTGCCATTTATGACAAACTGTTGGATAACGATGAATATTTTGTCCTTGTCACCCCTGACGGACTTGGCGTCATACATACGAATCGCCTGCGGGAAGGGATGTGGTTTAACACCCCGCCCGAACTAAAAGCAGCGCAAACAACGAAACCGCTTACATGGGTATATCATCGCAATACAGGGGAGATTTTATTGGATACTGCCCATCCGGTTATGGTTGAGGGCAAGCCCTGTTATAGTCTCCGTTTGGGAACCGTCATCCCTCCCCTCTCCTATTACTGGAAACTGTTCGGCACATTTAGTTTGCCTGCCCTGGCAGGAGTATTTGGCATTTGGTTTGGCAAATCGCTTCATGCGGAATTGTGGATCACCCTGCTTATCGTTCTTCTGACCGTCCTGATGAGCCTGTTTACATTCAAAACGTTCATGAAAAACCAGAAAAACTGGATATCCGTAACGAAAGCGGTCTCCGCCGGAAAACTGACCGTTCGCGCCGAAACGAAACGACGTGATGAATTGGGTCAATTGTCATTTGAAATCAACAAACTGGCAATAGGGATGCATTCGATCATTAAAGTCCTGCAAGATGCTTCGCTTTCCACACAGTCGATCAGCCAGGCGCAGCAGGACATGGTCAATCAACTGGTTTCCGCCTCTCAACAGTTGTCCGCCAGTTTACAGGAAATCAGCAGCGGCTCGTTCGATCAAACCCGTTTGGTGGAAGAAACAGTCGCTATTTTGAAAGAAATGAACCAAAAAATCCGGCAGACAGGCAGCGAACTGAAGTTGACAAGCGAGTCGTCAAAGCAGGCGGAGTCATCGGCCCTGCGCGGATCAGAGAAAACATCGGAACTGTTCAAGCAGATGCACCAGATCGAAAAAGCCAGCTTGACAGCCCAAACTGCCATGCAGGAACTGGAAACGCAAGCAACCGGAATCGAGCGGATGATTTTGGACATTCGGGAAATTGCGGAACAAACGAATCTGTTGGCGTTAAATGCAGCCATCGAAGCGGCCCGGGCCGGTCAGGAAGGCAGAGGCTTCGCCGTTGTCGCCGATGAAGTGCGCAAATTGGCCGTCCGTTCTGACGAAGTGGCTTCCAACGTGATGGAGATGGCCGGGACCATTATTCGAAAATCTCACGAAACTTCAGAGATCGTCAAATCTGAACAGCAGGAAGTCCAGCAAGGCTTGTCTATTCTGGAAGAACTTCGTTCCCTGATGCAGCTACTGAATGAAAAATCGTCCGTTGCCGTCGGCCAGACCGAGCGCACCGCATCCATCATGCAGGAAATTCTTCGCGAGATCGACCGCGTGGAAGAAAAAGTCGAACAAGTAAGCCACATCTCCTCCAATTTCGCTTCTTCCGCACAGGAAGTGGCTGCGGCGGGTGAAACACAGCACCAGGCAGCAGCGGCAGTGCAAGAACAAACGCAACGCCTGCGTGACGTATCCGATCAAATCCACCATATCGCAGAGCGATTCGAATTGTAA